Below is a genomic region from Desulforegula conservatrix Mb1Pa.
TCAATACAGTCTGCAAAGGCTTAACAGTTTTCGGGGGCTTTTTTTATGGCTCTGTTCCCGTTAAGTTAGGAATACTTTATTATTCCAAGAACTAACTAATGACAAGGTCGCAAAAAGCCCAAATCCCCGTCATTCCGGCGCAGGCCGGAATCCGGAAGCATCTGAAAATAGAAAGATGCCGGATCAAGTCCGGCATAACGCTGATTCCTTTTTTGACTTTTTGCGAGTCCATCAAATTTAATATCGACATTTTTATTGAAAGAGTCAGACCTTGAACATGCCAACCTTATCTGAGAGCAATTTGGCAAGCTCGGTCAGTTTAGTTGCGCTCTTATTGACTTTATCACTATTTTTAAGGATTTCTCCTGTGGAATGATCAACATCGGTAATTTCATTTGATATGACTGACGCTACATGGGCGTTTCTGTTAACAGTTTCATTAACTTCCTGAATTCCCTTTGATGCCTGGCCGATATTCACTGCAATTTCTTTTGTTGCAGCAGACTGTTCTTCAACTGAAGTTGCAATGGTTGCTATGATATCATTTATCTCACTGATAATACTTACAACAGACCCAATCTCCTCGACAGTTTCAACCGTAACTTTTTGAATCCCGTCAATTTTATCCTTAATTTCATGGGTAGCGTCTGCGGTTTGCCTAGACAGCTCCTTTATTTCTCCGGCGACGACAGCAAAGCCTTTTCCTGCTTCTCCGGCCCTTGCAGCCTCAATTGTGGCGTTAAGTGCAAGAAGGTCTGTCTGGCTTGATATGTCGTTTATCGCTTCAGTAACTTTTCCAATGTCTATTGCAGCAGCCCCAAGCCTGTTCATTTTTTGGGATGCCTCTCTTGAACGAGTAACCGCTCTTTCTGAAATTCCCCTTGCATGTTCTGAATTTTTTGCAATTTCGTTTATTGTGGAAGTCATCTCTTCGGTTGCGGATGCCACCATATTAATATTTGATGAAGCTTCCTCCATGGCTGAGGCCACGGAATTGATATTCATGCTCATTTCTTCAGCTGCAGCCGAAACCTTTTGCGTCTTGCTGGTAGTTACCGCAGTGCTTTTCATCATCTCATCAGAAATAACCAGAAGTTCAGCAGATGAGCCTCCCACTGTCCCTGAGGTTATAACAGTCTGTTTAATCAGATCTTGAAGTTTTTCCATAAAAATATTGAACCAGGTCGCAAGAGAACCTATTTCATCCTGGGATGTTACCCTGAGTCTCTTTGTAAGATCCCCCTCGCCTTCTGCTATATCCTTAAGACCCTCAACAACCCTGTTAATTGGTCTTGAAATAATCTTTGTGGCAATAAAATAAACAATGGCAAAAACAACCAGAATAGCTAACAATCCAATCAAAATGCTTATGTTTCGAATACTGTGAGCACCCTGAAGAACCTTATCAAGAGGAATACTTACCCCGAAGCACCATGGTGTTGTTGTTCTCCCGACAGTAAAAGGAGTATAAACAAAAATTGACTCGTCACCAGTAACCTTTGATTCTCTCAGCTCAGTATGGAGTTTGCCGTTTTTTATGGCATCTATGACTTCATTGCTGTATTTGGCATCAGGAATGTCTTTAATGGTTTTGCCGACTCTCTCTGCCTTAGGATGAGCAACAAAAAACCCGCCATTTGAAATAAAAAACCCGTATCCGGTATCGTATGGTTTCACTGACCCTACCAGTTTTGTAAATTTCTCCATGGAAAAATCAACGCCTGCAACACCTATAATCTTGCCTTTGACCTTGATAGGTATGCAGATACCAACAAGGGTAATATCCTTACCATCATAATTGAAGACTGTAGGCTCATTGACGAAATCCTTTCCTGACTTGAACGGAACCCAGTACCATGATCCAACAGGATCATTTTC
It encodes:
- a CDS encoding methyl-accepting chemotaxis protein gives rise to the protein MFNKLSLRQKMQFSICGAVFLAFVITIFYITSAATNSAEKEAKNLAVEIGYRYGGLIKADLDMANGVARTLANTIEGIKEKEEAPSRDLVNAIMKRMMEDNPDCYGVWAAFEPNAFDSKDADFKDKPGSDPAGLYQPYWHKSGSDIKLDVTGMQAENDPVGSWYWVPFKSGKDFVNEPTVFNYDGKDITLVGICIPIKVKGKIIGVAGVDFSMEKFTKLVGSVKPYDTGYGFFISNGGFFVAHPKAERVGKTIKDIPDAKYSNEVIDAIKNGKLHTELRESKVTGDESIFVYTPFTVGRTTTPWCFGVSIPLDKVLQGAHSIRNISILIGLLAILVVFAIVYFIATKIISRPINRVVEGLKDIAEGEGDLTKRLRVTSQDEIGSLATWFNIFMEKLQDLIKQTVITSGTVGGSSAELLVISDEMMKSTAVTTSKTQKVSAAAEEMSMNINSVASAMEEASSNINMVASATEEMTSTINEIAKNSEHARGISERAVTRSREASQKMNRLGAAAIDIGKVTEAINDISSQTDLLALNATIEAARAGEAGKGFAVVAGEIKELSRQTADATHEIKDKIDGIQKVTVETVEEIGSVVSIISEINDIIATIATSVEEQSAATKEIAVNIGQASKGIQEVNETVNRNAHVASVISNEITDVDHSTGEILKNSDKVNKSATKLTELAKLLSDKVGMFKV